GCACCACCTGGTGGGAAGGCGATCTGTTCCAGGGCAATCCGGACTGGAAAAAACTGCACAACTACCCGCAGCCGCAGCTGACCGCCGAAGAACAGGCGTTTATCGACGGCCCGGTGGAAGAAGCCTGCCGCATGGCGAACGACTTCGAGATAACCCACGAACTGGCGGATCTGCCGCCGGAACTGTGGGCATATCTGAAAGAGCATCGCTTCTTCGCGATGATCATTAAGAAAGAGTACGGCGGCCTCGAGTTCTCTGCCTATGCACAGTCTCGCGTGCTGCAAAAGCTGTCCGGCGTCTCCGGGATCCTGGCGATCACCGTCGGTGTGCCGAACTCCCTCGGCCCGGGCGAACTGCTGCAACATTACGGCACCGACGAGCAGAAAAATCATTACCTGCCGCGTCTGGCAAGGGGTCAGGAAATCCCTTGTTTCGCACTGACCAGCCCGGAAGCGGGCTCTGATGCGGGCGCGATTCCGGATACCGGCGTGGTCTGCATGGGCGAATGGCAGGGTGAGCAGGTGCTCGGCATGCGCCTCACCTGGAACAAACGCTATATCACTCTCGCGCCGATTGCGACCGTGCTCGGTCTGGCGTTCAAGCTCTCTGACCCGGACAAACTGCTGGGCGGTGAGGAAGATTTAGGCATTACCTGTGCGCTGATCCCAACCGGTACGCCGGGCGTGGAAATTGGACGCCGTCACTTCCCGCTCAATGTGCCGTTCCAGAACGGTCCGACCCGCGGTCAGGATATTTTCGTGCCGATTGATTTCATCATCGGCGGGCCAAAAATGGCCGGTCAGGGCTGGCGTATGCTGGTGGAATGTCTGTCTGTGGGGCGCGGCATCACCCTGCCGTCAAACTCCACGGGCGGCGTAAAATCCGTCGCGATGGCCACCGGCGCTTACGCGCACATCCGCCGTCAGTTCAAAATCTCTATCGGTAAGATGGAAGGGATCGAAGAGCCGCTGGCACGTATCGCAGGCAACGCATACGTGATGGACGCTGCGGCGTCGCTCATTACCTACGGGATCATGCTCGGTGAAAAACCGGCGGTGCTGTCGGCGATAGTGAAATATCACTGTACCCACCGTGGTCAGCAGTCAATTATTGATGCGATGGATATCACCGGCGGGAAAGGCATTATGCTCGGCGAAGGCAACTTCCTCGCCCGTGCTTACCAGGGCGCACCGATTGCGATCACCGTGGAAGGCGCCAACATCCTGACCCGCAGCATGATGATCTTCGGCCAGGGCGCGATCCGTTGCCATCCGTACGTGCTCGAAGAGATGGCCGCCGCGCAGAACAAAGATCTTAACGCTTTCGATCAGCTGTTGTTTAAACACATCGGCCACGTGGGCAGCAACAAAGTGCGCAGCTTCTGGCTGGGTCTGACTCGCGGTCTGACCAGCAGCACGCCGACGCACGATGCGACCCGTCGCTATTATCAGCACCTGAACCGTCTGAGTGCCAACCTGGCGCTGCTGTCTGATGTGTCGATGGCGGCACTCGGCGGCAGCCTGAAGCGTCGCGAGCGTATCTCCGCCCGTCTGGGGGATGTGCTGAGCCAGCTGTATCTGGCCTCTGCGGTGCTGAAACGCTATGACGACGAAGGTCGTAACGAAGCGGATTTGCCGCTGG
This DNA window, taken from Scandinavium goeteborgense, encodes the following:
- the fadE gene encoding acyl-CoA dehydrogenase FadE, producing the protein MMILSIIATVVLLGVLFYHRVNLLLSSLILLVWTGALGAAGLWNIWLLVPLAIILVPFNLRPMRKAMISAPVFRTFSKVMPPMSRTEKEAIDAGTTWWEGDLFQGNPDWKKLHNYPQPQLTAEEQAFIDGPVEEACRMANDFEITHELADLPPELWAYLKEHRFFAMIIKKEYGGLEFSAYAQSRVLQKLSGVSGILAITVGVPNSLGPGELLQHYGTDEQKNHYLPRLARGQEIPCFALTSPEAGSDAGAIPDTGVVCMGEWQGEQVLGMRLTWNKRYITLAPIATVLGLAFKLSDPDKLLGGEEDLGITCALIPTGTPGVEIGRRHFPLNVPFQNGPTRGQDIFVPIDFIIGGPKMAGQGWRMLVECLSVGRGITLPSNSTGGVKSVAMATGAYAHIRRQFKISIGKMEGIEEPLARIAGNAYVMDAAASLITYGIMLGEKPAVLSAIVKYHCTHRGQQSIIDAMDITGGKGIMLGEGNFLARAYQGAPIAITVEGANILTRSMMIFGQGAIRCHPYVLEEMAAAQNKDLNAFDQLLFKHIGHVGSNKVRSFWLGLTRGLTSSTPTHDATRRYYQHLNRLSANLALLSDVSMAALGGSLKRRERISARLGDVLSQLYLASAVLKRYDDEGRNEADLPLVHWGVQDALHQAEQAMDDLLRNFPNGFVAGVMRFVIFPTGRHYVAPSDKLDHAVAKILQVPSATRSRIGRGQYLTPSEHNPVGLLEQALLDVMAADPIHQRICKEIGKNLPFTRLDELARNALAKGLIDQDEADILTKAEESRLRSINVDDFDADALATKPVKLPEKVRKIEAA